In a single window of the Acinetobacter tibetensis genome:
- the pilW gene encoding type IV pilus biogenesis/stability protein PilW → MSKPTYKFACITMFCLSASLVGCITTTTSSAPGFKKDPEKAVEVRTQLAAEYIRKGDLDAAKRALDQALEMEPRDSTANMMMGVLLQQEGSPANMEKAETHFKRAISADPKNAQARNNYGTYLYVVERYNEAIEQLAIAGSTLGYDQRFKALENLGRIYLKLGDIANAEKSFKQALQVNPNSYVSMLELSEIFYLRQQIPAATQLYEQFVRLVGQKNQSARALWIGIRIARANGDQMGMQVLVNQLRALFPDSQEYTRYLQLQYSTEAVWK, encoded by the coding sequence TTGAGTAAACCCACCTACAAATTTGCATGTATAACAATGTTTTGTCTTTCAGCGTCATTAGTGGGTTGTATTACGACAACGACTTCGTCAGCACCGGGGTTTAAAAAAGACCCCGAGAAAGCAGTAGAAGTGCGAACTCAATTGGCAGCGGAATATATTCGTAAAGGCGACCTAGATGCGGCAAAACGCGCGCTCGATCAAGCATTAGAAATGGAACCACGAGATTCCACAGCGAATATGATGATGGGCGTGTTGTTACAGCAAGAAGGTAGCCCTGCGAATATGGAAAAAGCGGAGACACATTTTAAACGTGCAATTTCCGCAGATCCTAAAAATGCGCAAGCTCGTAACAACTATGGTACGTATTTATACGTCGTAGAGCGTTATAATGAAGCGATTGAACAATTAGCAATTGCTGGTTCAACCTTAGGTTATGATCAGCGATTCAAGGCATTGGAAAATTTAGGACGTATTTACTTAAAGTTGGGTGATATAGCAAATGCTGAAAAATCATTCAAGCAAGCATTACAAGTGAATCCGAATTCTTATGTTTCAATGTTAGAGTTGTCAGAAATATTTTATTTAAGACAACAAATTCCTGCTGCGACACAGTTATATGAACAGTTTGTTCGTCTGGTTGGGCAGAAAAATCAGAGTGCGCGTGCATTATGGATTGGTATTCGTATTGCGCGAGCCAATGGCGATCAGATGGGTATGCAAGTGTTAGTCAATCAACTGCGTGCATTGTTCCCAGATAGCCAAGAATACACACGTTATTTGCAATTACAGTACAGTACTGAGGCCGTATGGAAGTAA
- a CDS encoding helix-turn-helix domain-containing protein: MEVNPNSPQSNGSSVVPNGLGNVQRPGEYLRQKRIAQKRELSQVAADLKIPVKTLTALEQDEYKSLPEATFIKGYYRTYAKYLNVDATSLIQRFDEIYANDTGMVPNHALDNSPIKIMGRLPGSNSERNRKWLKRSVIIVIILVILAAIVGTIQNWGSSGTNSESSAVDANKSEVEVLSMGGATAVSGDQLVLNFNRPTSVHIVDSAGKVLATGRQANTLTLSGEAPFQIRLDDAAAVSLSLNNEQISLSPYTVNGKAEFRLSR; the protein is encoded by the coding sequence ATGGAAGTAAATCCTAATTCACCGCAATCGAATGGTTCAAGCGTAGTACCTAATGGATTAGGAAATGTCCAGCGTCCTGGAGAATACTTACGCCAAAAACGTATTGCTCAAAAACGTGAATTAAGTCAAGTTGCTGCAGATTTAAAAATTCCTGTAAAAACTTTAACTGCATTAGAGCAAGATGAATATAAGTCTTTGCCAGAAGCGACCTTTATTAAAGGTTACTATCGCACTTATGCAAAATATTTAAATGTCGATGCAACCTCACTGATTCAACGTTTTGATGAAATCTATGCCAATGATACAGGGATGGTGCCTAATCATGCCTTGGATAATTCGCCAATCAAGATTATGGGCAGATTGCCAGGTTCAAACAGTGAGCGTAACCGTAAGTGGTTAAAGCGATCTGTCATTATAGTCATCATCTTAGTGATCTTGGCTGCAATTGTTGGCACGATTCAAAACTGGGGTTCATCGGGTACAAACTCAGAAAGCAGCGCGGTAGATGCAAATAAATCTGAAGTTGAAGTGTTGTCAATGGGTGGTGCGACCGCAGTTTCTGGTGATCAATTGGTCTTGAATTTTAACCGTCCGACCTCAGTTCATATTGTGGATTCGGCGGGCAAAGTTTTAGCCACAGGTCGTCAAGCCAATACGTTAACCTTAAGTGGTGAGGCGCCATTCCAAATTCGTTTGGATGATGCAGCCGCAGTGTCATTAAGTTTGAACAATGAGCAGATTTCATTGTCACCATATACGGTAAATGGGAAAGCAGAATTCCGTTTATCTCGTTAA
- the ispG gene encoding flavodoxin-dependent (E)-4-hydroxy-3-methylbut-2-enyl-diphosphate synthase yields MIVNPIQRRTTRKIRVGSVYVGGDAPISIQSMTNTETCDVEATVAQIQRCADAGADIMRVSVPSMEAAEAFGEIRKRVQVPLVADIHFDYKIALKVADMGADCLRINPGNIGSEAKIREVVAAARHHDISMRIGVNAGSLEKDIQKKYGEPKGQALLESAMRHIDILDRLNFHEFKVSVKASNVFLTMDAYRLLSQQIDNPLHLGVTEAGIYRTGSVKSAIALGGLLMEGIGDTMRISLAAEPEEEVKIGFDILKSLSLRSNGINFIACPSCSRQEFNVISVMQALEERLEDIRTPMDVSVIGCKVNGPGEAKEADIGVVGASPRSLVYRNGEKSHLIDTNQLVDEIETMVRQRVLELEEAKSKEIIRSSS; encoded by the coding sequence ATGATTGTAAACCCGATTCAACGCCGTACTACCCGCAAAATTCGTGTGGGTTCTGTTTACGTCGGAGGTGATGCTCCGATCAGTATTCAAAGCATGACCAATACTGAAACGTGTGATGTCGAAGCAACTGTTGCTCAGATTCAACGCTGTGCAGATGCGGGTGCTGACATTATGCGTGTTTCTGTACCGTCGATGGAAGCTGCTGAAGCTTTTGGTGAAATTCGTAAACGCGTACAAGTGCCTTTAGTGGCAGATATTCACTTCGATTATAAAATCGCATTGAAAGTGGCTGATATGGGCGCGGATTGTTTGCGTATTAATCCGGGTAATATTGGCTCGGAAGCGAAAATTCGTGAAGTGGTCGCTGCGGCGCGTCATCATGATATTTCTATGCGTATTGGCGTGAATGCGGGTTCTTTGGAAAAAGACATTCAAAAGAAATATGGTGAGCCGAAAGGTCAAGCACTACTTGAATCGGCAATGCGTCATATTGATATCTTAGACCGTTTGAATTTCCATGAGTTTAAGGTTTCTGTGAAAGCATCGAATGTGTTTTTGACCATGGATGCTTACCGTTTGCTATCTCAACAAATTGATAATCCATTACATTTAGGTGTTACCGAAGCCGGTATTTATCGTACAGGTTCAGTAAAATCGGCCATTGCATTGGGTGGATTGCTGATGGAAGGCATTGGTGACACCATGCGTATTTCATTGGCAGCAGAACCAGAAGAAGAAGTTAAAATTGGTTTTGATATTTTAAAATCACTCAGCCTTCGTTCAAATGGCATTAACTTTATTGCTTGCCCAAGCTGTTCACGCCAAGAATTTAACGTGATTTCAGTGATGCAAGCCTTAGAAGAGCGTTTGGAAGACATTCGTACCCCAATGGACGTATCGGTCATTGGTTGTAAAGTGAATGGACCAGGCGAAGCCAAAGAGGCTGATATTGGCGTGGTGGGGGCAAGTCCACGTTCGCTTGTGTATCGTAATGGCGAGAAAAGCCATCTGATTGATACCAACCAGTTAGTTGATGAAATCGAAACAATGGTTCGTCAACGTGTTCTAGAGCTTGAAGAAGCTAAATCTAAAGAGATCATTCGTAGTTCATCATGA
- the hisS gene encoding histidine--tRNA ligase, translating to MSSIVAIKGFNDTLPTQTPAWRRLEQHLASLMDAYGYQQIRLPIVEQTNLFKRSIGDATDIVEKEMYTFLDKGNPPESLTLRPEGTAGCVRAMLEHNLLRGATPRVWYIGPMFRYEKPQKGRYRQFHQFGVETFGVATPDMDAELILMTARLWKRMGVADKVQLELNTLGESDERAAYRAALVEFLESHKNDLDEDSQRRLTTNPLRILDSKDAKTQAILENAPKLHDFMGEETLQHFATLQQYLSDAGVEFVINQKLVRGLDYYNKTVFEWTTTHLGSQGTVCAGGRYDGLVGQLKGKADQSVPAVGFAMGMERLLLLLEQVEEVAPIRDCEIFLVADPASQGKALVLAEQFRNQLDAAQSSLRLKVGSQGSMKSQMKKADQSGALYALILGEREWEAQQLLVKTLATAEQCEVAMADVVPFFIEKFSSK from the coding sequence ATGAGTTCAATTGTCGCAATCAAAGGTTTTAATGACACTCTTCCAACGCAAACACCTGCATGGAGACGTCTAGAGCAACATTTAGCATCGTTAATGGATGCCTATGGTTATCAACAAATCCGTTTGCCTATTGTTGAACAAACCAATTTGTTCAAACGTTCGATTGGTGATGCAACGGATATCGTTGAAAAAGAAATGTACACGTTCTTGGACAAAGGCAATCCACCTGAGTCTTTGACGCTGCGTCCTGAAGGAACGGCAGGCTGTGTACGTGCCATGCTTGAGCATAATTTGCTCCGTGGCGCGACCCCGCGCGTGTGGTATATCGGACCAATGTTCCGTTATGAAAAACCACAAAAAGGGCGTTATCGTCAGTTCCACCAGTTTGGTGTGGAAACCTTTGGTGTAGCGACTCCAGATATGGATGCTGAGCTGATTTTAATGACGGCACGTCTATGGAAACGCATGGGGGTAGCGGATAAAGTTCAACTTGAATTGAATACGTTAGGTGAGTCTGATGAGCGTGCCGCTTATCGAGCAGCTTTGGTTGAGTTTTTGGAATCGCATAAAAATGATTTAGATGAAGATTCACAGCGCCGTTTGACCACCAATCCGCTGCGTATCCTTGATTCTAAAGATGCAAAAACCCAAGCTATTTTAGAAAATGCACCGAAGTTGCATGACTTTATGGGTGAAGAAACTTTACAGCACTTTGCAACTTTGCAGCAGTATTTAAGCGATGCAGGCGTTGAGTTTGTGATTAATCAGAAACTGGTTCGTGGTTTAGATTATTACAACAAAACGGTATTTGAATGGACCACCACTCATTTAGGCTCACAAGGTACCGTGTGTGCAGGTGGTCGCTATGACGGTTTGGTTGGACAGTTAAAAGGAAAGGCTGACCAGTCTGTACCTGCGGTTGGTTTTGCTATGGGTATGGAGCGTTTATTACTGTTGCTTGAGCAAGTTGAAGAAGTGGCTCCAATTCGTGATTGCGAGATTTTCTTGGTGGCAGATCCTGCTTCTCAAGGTAAGGCATTGGTATTGGCAGAACAATTCCGTAATCAGTTAGACGCTGCGCAAAGCTCATTGCGTTTAAAAGTTGGCTCACAAGGTTCAATGAAAAGCCAAATGAAAAAGGCAGATCAGTCAGGTGCTCTGTATGCCTTGATTTTGGGTGAGCGCGAGTGGGAAGCACAGCAGCTATTGGTCAAAACTTTGGCGACAGCAGAACAGTGTGAAGTCGCAATGGCTGATGTCGTACCATTCTTCATCGAAAAATTTTCTTCAAAATAA
- a CDS encoding YfgM family protein produces the protein MSASLSEEEQLEGLKSFTKKYGSAIISGILIALIAFFGWEYWQKKNLAESQMQTAKVQQLMDDARNVQGNPNAMTELTEAADKIVKDDPDSAQAIQTQFVMAKLAYDHGDYAGAEKALKKVENSKVKDNGLTQIVKLRLAYAQLAQNKYDDALKSLALVTDPAFKATADEVRGDVYVAKNDVENAKKAYRSAWDTLIERKQERQILQIKLESVGVLVDDPEIERPILETQVDES, from the coding sequence ATGAGCGCATCATTGAGTGAAGAAGAACAACTTGAGGGTTTAAAGTCTTTCACTAAGAAATATGGTTCGGCCATTATTAGTGGGATTTTAATTGCGTTGATTGCCTTTTTCGGTTGGGAATATTGGCAAAAGAAAAACCTTGCAGAATCGCAAATGCAAACTGCAAAAGTCCAGCAATTGATGGATGATGCGCGTAATGTGCAAGGAAATCCGAATGCGATGACTGAGTTGACTGAAGCTGCGGATAAAATTGTGAAAGATGATCCTGATTCAGCACAGGCAATTCAGACTCAATTTGTGATGGCGAAGTTGGCTTATGATCATGGTGACTACGCAGGTGCAGAGAAAGCCTTGAAAAAGGTGGAAAACTCTAAAGTCAAAGATAATGGTTTAACGCAAATCGTGAAACTACGTTTGGCTTATGCACAGTTGGCGCAAAATAAATATGATGATGCACTCAAATCTTTAGCTCTGGTTACCGATCCTGCATTCAAAGCAACGGCTGATGAAGTGCGTGGTGATGTATATGTCGCTAAGAATGATGTGGAAAATGCGAAAAAAGCGTATCGAAGTGCATGGGATACGTTAATTGAGCGTAAACAAGAGCGTCAAATTTTACAAATTAAACTCGAAAGTGTTGGCGTTTTAGTAGATGATCCTGAAATTGAACGCCCAATTTTAGAAACACAAGTGGATGAGTCTTAA
- the bamB gene encoding outer membrane protein assembly factor BamB, whose protein sequence is MDRKYKIPFALTILTLALVGCSSNKIKVEDAKPSPLPKLEQSKSLAPVFSESVSSTSEADPLRLQLDIDNGVIFVASPKGEVTAYRGKDKVWSKKVSKQGLSSGVEAKDGLVIVGNQKGQLFALDQATGEQKWTAQLTGAILAPSLVQSGRVVTVSNDGTVYAHDLESGQQVWSYDLPSVQFSLRGTSTPVTLDARTVLVSSANAYVYALDVLSGVPRMQRRVAVSDGRSDIQRLNDVDGDPVVVGQLLVTTSFQGQVTATDLASQQVIWSEDASSTKRPEVADNKVFVAQANGKLVAYDLATGQQLWQNEQLLNRELSNPVLFGQDLVVGDLDGVLHLIDPNSGQLIGRAKTSGAVRTLRVIEGQLTVATRKGTFSVWQNR, encoded by the coding sequence ATGGATAGAAAATATAAAATACCGTTTGCACTAACAATTTTGACGCTGGCTTTAGTCGGTTGTTCGAGTAACAAAATTAAAGTTGAAGATGCCAAACCAAGTCCATTACCTAAGCTTGAACAATCGAAAAGTTTAGCACCTGTTTTTTCTGAAAGTGTTTCTTCGACTTCAGAGGCAGATCCACTACGGTTACAATTGGATATCGATAATGGGGTAATTTTTGTTGCCAGCCCCAAAGGTGAAGTCACGGCATATCGTGGTAAAGATAAAGTTTGGAGCAAAAAAGTCTCTAAACAAGGTCTCAGCTCAGGTGTAGAAGCCAAAGATGGTCTGGTCATTGTTGGAAACCAGAAAGGTCAATTGTTTGCTCTAGATCAAGCAACAGGCGAACAAAAGTGGACTGCTCAATTAACAGGGGCCATTCTGGCACCTTCTTTGGTGCAATCTGGTCGTGTGGTGACCGTCAGCAATGATGGTACAGTTTACGCGCATGATTTAGAATCTGGGCAGCAAGTCTGGAGTTATGATTTACCAAGCGTACAATTTAGCTTACGTGGCACTTCAACGCCTGTAACGTTGGATGCACGTACTGTATTGGTGTCTTCAGCAAATGCTTATGTTTATGCGTTAGATGTACTCAGTGGCGTACCTCGTATGCAGCGTCGTGTTGCAGTCAGCGATGGTCGTTCTGACATTCAGCGTTTAAATGATGTTGATGGTGACCCAGTGGTGGTCGGTCAGCTTTTAGTGACCACCAGTTTTCAGGGGCAAGTGACCGCAACAGACTTGGCTTCACAACAAGTGATTTGGAGTGAAGATGCCAGCAGTACCAAACGTCCAGAAGTTGCAGACAATAAAGTCTTTGTTGCCCAAGCCAATGGCAAGCTAGTCGCCTATGATCTGGCGACAGGTCAGCAATTGTGGCAAAATGAGCAACTTTTAAACCGAGAGCTGAGTAATCCAGTGCTCTTTGGTCAAGACTTGGTTGTTGGCGATTTAGATGGTGTGTTACATCTGATTGATCCGAATTCAGGTCAGTTAATTGGTCGCGCCAAAACCAGTGGTGCCGTACGTACATTGCGTGTAATTGAAGGTCAACTCACAGTCGCGACACGTAAGGGTACATTTAGCGTTTGGCAGAATCGTTAA
- the der gene encoding ribosome biogenesis GTPase Der produces the protein MKPVIALIGRPNVGKSTLFNQITKSRDALVADFAGLTRDRKYGDAVYQNKSFIVVDTGGIGENEGGIDSYMAEQSKTAIHEADIIVFVVDARAGLLASDEQIARELRTLGKKVYLVANKVDGVHAEAALVEFYKLGMGEPLQVAASHGRGVQQMLEDVLKDVPEDENPEEHDKNTGLRLAIIGRPNVGKSTLVNRLLGEERVVAFDQPGTTRDSIYIPFERDGRQYTLIDTAGVRRKGKVDEMIEKFSIVKTLQAMKDAHVVVVVVDAREGIVEQDLHLIGYALEAGRAMVIAINKWDNMSEYDRKQCKLDVERRFDFIPWAKIHLISALHGTGVGEMYPSIHRAYESSHLKVSPAKITQILSDAVDAHQPPMVGGRRIKMRYAHMGGQNPPTIVIHGNKVDKTPADYRRYLENVFRRVYKLEGTPVRIEFKTSENPFEGRKSQVDERTAARKRRYVQKFKKAEKKFKR, from the coding sequence ATGAAACCCGTAATTGCGCTCATTGGTCGTCCGAACGTCGGAAAATCAACCCTATTTAACCAAATTACCAAAAGTCGTGATGCTTTGGTCGCTGACTTTGCGGGTCTGACACGCGACCGTAAATATGGTGATGCTGTTTATCAAAATAAATCTTTCATTGTGGTCGATACAGGCGGTATTGGCGAAAATGAAGGTGGCATTGACTCCTACATGGCAGAGCAGTCTAAAACTGCGATTCATGAAGCGGATATCATTGTATTTGTGGTAGATGCGCGCGCAGGCTTATTGGCTTCTGATGAGCAAATTGCCCGTGAACTCCGTACGTTAGGTAAAAAAGTTTACCTTGTAGCGAATAAGGTCGATGGCGTACATGCTGAAGCTGCGCTCGTCGAATTTTATAAGCTCGGTATGGGTGAGCCACTACAAGTGGCGGCAAGTCATGGTCGTGGCGTACAGCAAATGCTGGAAGACGTGTTGAAGGATGTGCCTGAAGATGAGAATCCAGAAGAGCATGACAAAAACACGGGCTTGCGTTTAGCGATTATTGGTCGTCCGAACGTCGGTAAGTCAACGCTAGTCAACCGTTTATTGGGTGAAGAGCGCGTAGTCGCGTTTGACCAACCAGGTACAACCCGTGACTCCATTTATATTCCTTTCGAGCGTGATGGTCGTCAATATACGCTGATTGATACTGCGGGTGTACGTCGTAAAGGTAAGGTCGATGAAATGATCGAGAAATTCTCGATTGTGAAAACCTTACAAGCCATGAAAGATGCACATGTGGTTGTCGTAGTGGTAGATGCTCGTGAAGGCATTGTAGAGCAAGATTTACACTTGATTGGTTATGCACTGGAAGCAGGGCGTGCCATGGTGATTGCGATCAACAAATGGGACAACATGTCTGAGTATGATCGTAAGCAATGTAAGCTAGATGTTGAACGTCGTTTTGATTTTATTCCTTGGGCAAAAATCCACTTAATTTCTGCACTGCATGGTACGGGCGTAGGGGAAATGTACCCATCGATCCACCGTGCTTATGAATCTTCACATTTGAAAGTTTCACCTGCCAAAATCACGCAAATTTTGAGTGATGCCGTGGATGCACATCAACCCCCAATGGTGGGTGGTCGTCGTATTAAAATGCGTTATGCGCATATGGGTGGGCAAAATCCACCGACGATTGTGATTCATGGTAACAAAGTTGATAAGACCCCAGCAGATTACCGTCGTTACTTGGAAAATGTGTTCCGTCGTGTGTATAAACTGGAAGGTACGCCTGTGCGTATTGAGTTTAAAACCTCTGAAAACCCATTTGAAGGGCGTAAGTCACAAGTGGATGAACGTACTGCTGCACGTAAACGCCGTTATGTTCAGAAGTTCAAAAAAGCTGAGAAAAAATTTAAACGTTAA
- a CDS encoding 4'-phosphopantetheinyl transferase family protein: MTKLIHIDVSRLEQMIHLPADLDRKAKIQQQKQAIYQFRNQLLSQHMQREIQNTDLSKTEYGKPYLEQFPQVTFNHSHSHKHYALAYSDTVKQVGIDIEDLDRKVRFEALAQHAFHPDELRHWAEMEYSEEFWFRVWTTKEAVLKASGLGIRLSLNELNTRVHPIQHGGMCQHEMLGSFAYQNYHLGQTMLTVAWQAELSCRGFQWPQIQLIQH, translated from the coding sequence GTGACGAAACTGATTCATATAGATGTCAGCCGCTTAGAGCAGATGATTCATTTGCCTGCGGATTTAGACCGTAAAGCCAAAATACAGCAACAAAAACAGGCGATCTATCAATTTCGGAATCAGTTGCTCTCGCAACATATGCAACGCGAGATTCAAAATACAGATCTTTCTAAGACGGAATATGGCAAGCCATATTTAGAACAATTTCCGCAAGTCACATTTAACCATAGCCATAGCCATAAACACTACGCTTTAGCCTACAGCGATACGGTTAAACAGGTCGGTATAGATATTGAGGATTTGGACCGGAAGGTTCGATTTGAAGCCTTGGCACAACATGCATTTCACCCTGATGAGCTTCGGCATTGGGCTGAAATGGAATATTCAGAAGAATTTTGGTTTAGGGTTTGGACCACCAAAGAAGCGGTATTGAAAGCTTCGGGCTTGGGGATTCGGCTGAGTTTGAATGAGTTGAATACACGTGTGCATCCAATCCAGCATGGCGGGATGTGTCAGCACGAGATGCTAGGAAGCTTTGCTTATCAGAACTATCATTTAGGTCAAACGATGCTGACAGTGGCTTGGCAGGCAGAACTGTCGTGTCGAGGCTTCCAGTGGCCACAGATTCAACTGATTCAGCATTAA
- the secF gene encoding protein translocase subunit SecF, with protein sequence MMTDMTQPNSKQYGRPDDEKVIHFMKIAKPAAIFSIILTIASIFFIVTRGLNLGLDFTGGISAELNYTQPANQAAVVQALEQAGFQDAVVQTLGSNKDLLVRMPPQELAVDDLNNAITKAAQLPNNTVTVHKVDVVGGQVGNELYLRSAGAVALALILMLIYVTIRFEIKLAMGAVLSLFHDVVVTIGIFAMMQWPFDLTVLAAVLALIGFSLNDNIVVSDRIRENFRKIRGAEPLEIVNIALTETLRRTIHTSMTLLLVVVAMMILGGDGLKWFSVAMFIGVFVGTYSSIYIGTAFALWRGLNRQDFIVQVKPEFDEEEIP encoded by the coding sequence ATGATGACTGACATGACTCAACCCAATTCAAAACAATATGGTCGCCCGGATGATGAAAAAGTAATTCACTTTATGAAAATTGCCAAACCAGCGGCAATTTTCTCCATCATTCTGACCATTGCCAGTATTTTCTTTATTGTGACCCGTGGTCTGAACTTAGGTTTGGACTTTACAGGTGGTATTTCTGCCGAGTTGAACTATACACAGCCAGCCAATCAGGCTGCTGTGGTGCAAGCTTTGGAACAAGCAGGTTTCCAAGATGCTGTTGTGCAGACACTAGGCAGCAACAAAGACCTTCTGGTGCGTATGCCTCCGCAAGAACTGGCGGTAGACGATCTGAATAATGCAATCACCAAAGCTGCTCAGTTGCCGAATAATACCGTAACGGTACACAAAGTCGATGTGGTGGGTGGACAGGTCGGAAACGAGCTGTATCTGCGTTCTGCGGGTGCTGTGGCACTTGCTCTCATCCTGATGCTGATTTACGTCACCATTCGCTTTGAGATCAAGCTGGCGATGGGTGCGGTACTGTCTTTGTTCCATGACGTGGTAGTGACCATTGGTATTTTCGCCATGATGCAGTGGCCATTTGACCTAACCGTGTTGGCGGCTGTATTGGCACTTATCGGTTTCTCACTCAACGATAACATCGTGGTGTCAGACCGTATTCGTGAAAACTTCCGTAAGATTCGCGGTGCAGAGCCACTGGAAATCGTCAATATTGCCTTGACTGAAACCTTACGTCGTACCATCCATACCTCTATGACCCTATTACTGGTCGTCGTCGCAATGATGATTTTAGGTGGTGATGGGCTGAAGTGGTTCTCGGTAGCAATGTTTATTGGTGTATTTGTCGGAACATATTCTTCAATTTATATTGGTACTGCATTTGCTCTATGGCGTGGTCTAAACCGTCAAGACTTTATTGTTCAAGTCAAACCTGAGTTTGATGAGGAAGAAATTCCTTAA